Within the Naumovozyma castellii chromosome 1, complete genome genome, the region TAATGGACATAGAATCCATACTGGGTCGTCTCAACGCGGTTGCACTTTCATGGACGCTCAACAGGTCATCATTGAGTGACCCCGAATCATCATCTAGTATCTGTGTGGATTTTATAGGATTGTTAGGTAACACTATCTTGGGAGGTTCCATATTTGTTGGCCCCTTCGATAGACTATGTTGGCTATTTTGACGTTTTTCTTCGTTTgacatttttgaatttggcACTCAAAGATTCCTTCTTCGTTCCAATTGGTGTCAATATACAATAGTACGGTAGGGACTATTAACTTgcaataaatattcttccCGTATGGGTCTTTTTCAAGGATGTTTAAGTTCCCTTAACATTCATTACGTATTATGAAATACCCATTCATATTCTACGAGGCAGTTCCATAGCGCGCATGGttcaaaacaaaatatcattaaaatatattgacGACTGCTATCACTACTCTGTTCTCTTACATTCTAAAAAGTGCAAAAGATATCATCAGACCGGTACTTATACGAtataatatcattattaataaataaataaactaTAATCAATGAGTGTGTAATAAAAAAATGCATAGAAATAATAGATACAAAACTGCTTATCCACATAacttttttatattttgttttagATAAATTCTTGTCTGTTTTCCTAGTTTGAATCAACATGTCGTTGTATACCATCCTCGCTCTTTTTCCAAGAgtgtaaatatttatttgcAATGCCTTTAGCATTTCGTACCACGTTATGTAAACTCTCGCTGCTTGAGTGGTGttgttcatcatcattagaTTCGTCATGTTTATTCACAGTAGAATAAATTTCTCCCTCAACTGGAACCTGTTTAGGTTCTTGAACTTGGGGGGTATGGATTTGGCTTGTATTTGTGAAAACAGTTTTTACCGAATTGCTCCTTGGAGCAAAATATCCCTTAATTGCAACATCACTGGGGCCTACTTCAGCAGGTGATGGGATAGAGTTGCTTGGTATTCTAAATGTTTTGGGTAGCTCATTAACCTGGGTAGATTTGGGGGCAGTTTCTGATATAACTTTGCTATTGTCGCTTGAGTTCTCTTGATATTCGTCCACTTCGGAATCTGTATTagattcatcttcatcttccacaTCACTATCTgaatcaaaaataaaacttgTTGATGATGGGTTACGTTTCATTGAAGGCCTTCCTTCTTGCTTTCTTGTCCGTATCAATGGGCTTTTTGTCTGCTGAAGATCTTTCCCAGGTGTTTGTTGACTTAATGGTTTTCCCGTAATGAAGCTGGTTGTTGGACCCAAAGAGGTTGACGACAGAGACTCTGTTAGATCCTTTAAGGAATCAGCTCGGCTACTTTTTCCGAAAGATATTGTTCGCTTTAATGAAAGATCATCTGGGATTGTTTCTTCCTCTATATCATtgtcgtcgtcgtcgtcgtcatcgtcatcacTAAGTTTGTAATTGGAATTTTCTATAAACTCTCCCTCGCTATCCGAAGATGAAGAGTATATTGcgtcgtcatcatcatctccAAATATAAATCCCTTATCGTTAGCCCTTTCGgtttgttttattttagGAGATGGTAGTGACGGTGCGATCTTAGCCTTATTTACAGCATGGTTAAATTCATAAGTAGatttatcatcttcttccatgGGTGtattcaaatcaatatcttcaggTACATCAACGATGTCACAATGGTCCACGGGCAAGAAGCTTGATGTATCGCCGGTATACACAGAATTATAATCATAAATATAATCATAACCTCTTGATGTGTTGACATTATGTGAAACAGCATTACCATAGCCACTAAATTCACTATCTTCTGACTCTTCATCTGAACCATAATTTAAAGTAGTGGCTGGtaataatttgataattGGTCTTATTGTTGATCTTGAATGAACTGAAGAGCCAATGGAGGAATTGTCGGTCACCGGAGAATGAATACCTGTATCTGATCTTCTTGAAAATCTAGCGTTTATAAAAAGGCCGCCATAATCGGCatcattctcttcatcGGAACTCGTTATATCATCACtatcatcctcttcatcaccATCGTTACTAAATATTGATGGGGCCTGCCTTAGCGAATTATTTGTGTTGATCTTTTCTAATGTAAGGTTACTATCGTTCCCATCCACTGagttttcatttttactTTCATTTATATCTTTATCAGAATTATCAGCGTCCGAGTCGGAACTAGGTGCTTGATATCGTATTGCCATACATTGTTCCACGCGGTCATTAAAATGAATATGCCTATCCCTTGTTGTCTTGGATGTTTTTAAGCTTAATTTAGCGGGAGATGCCAAGATGGATGAGAGGTGTGTTGAAGTATCATCTTGATCAGAAGAACTGGCAAGTGAGTCAGGATATCGTTTTGAAGGTTTTTGTTCAGTTGTGCTTACATGTAATTCAGGGGGGattccattattaatggCAGATGCATTTGTATCCTGATTTATAAGATCCTGATCTGGAGTAAGTGTTTTCATATTAGGTTGTTTAGAGTTTATGatatcatttgaagaagaatatgatgTTGCAACAGTTTGATTGGGCACAAAGCTCGAATTCTCAGAATACGATCCCGTCGTGTTTGGTCTTGAAGAATAATATTGAGCGTTAACTCTTGCTGCGAGAGcatcataatcatcatGTAGGTCTTTCCCTGAACTAGGGTCCATTACGACAGCAGCATGTTTAATTTCGTTTATATGTTTCCTTGcttcatttaatttccaTTGTGCATTTTCCTCTATAATTTCTGTTACAGTTctctttttcaaaattggttTGGGTGGAGCTATCTTATTCTTATGATGATGTACTTTGGGTGTCATTCTCATGGAGTTTTCATCGTCTGAACCATAGCCTCTAACCATATCAGCATTCTTATCGTTCCCACTTGTAATGCTATcgttatcattattaactATTGGACCATAAAGCCAAGTAACATCGGAATCCTTAGACCAATTAACGATTTCAGGGGATACGGTTTTCAAATGGTTTCTTGCCTTTGCCCAAGTTCTCCATGATGCGTTCTCTAGACGTGCAGCATTAATTAAATCGACatctcttttcttcttcttcaatatgATATACTTCCAAGAGTTTTGAATCTCTGACTCTTTCCATTCATGAGATAAATAATCCACGTGTCTTTCAGGTTCTCTCACtacatcattatcatcctGTGGCAGCAGgaaattatcattatctGCCGAAGGCGGTGATACTGAAGTGGAGTGACTATTATATTGACGTGATCCATcataatcttcttcctcctcatcaGCGTCATCATCTCCCGCtaacaatttcttggaGGGATCAGCGTAACCGTCTAATACACCCATAGatcttgttcttttcaAACTGAAGGTTGATCGtttgaaatcttcatcGTTTTCAGCCTCTACAGCCATAGAGACAGAGGGGCCCatatcttcatcgtcattatcatttgaattggCATTAACTTGATCCGTTTTGGTATTCTTGGCAAAATAGTCAGCTAAATTCCTTGACATCTTCTTATGGACCTAATATATGAAGAAGGACGATAGATGAGCTTTATGAATTATTGGTTCTTTGGTGTAGATTGCGATGGAACTTTTGGATTCTCTTTATGTTTGTTCGTTATTTGAGTTCgatttttattttttttcaaattagGAAAAAATCAGGGAGAGTTAGATTTTGGTTCGTATCGTAAGTGTAGGCACTATATCACTAAGAGAATAAAGGATGCAGCTGGTTATAGATGGGATCTTGTAACTTCAGAAGAGTCCAATGGATTATCTATGGTTTTCCCTTTTTTGAAAAGCGATCCGGTTGTCTTTCTTACGTTTCAAATGCTTTTAACGTAATATCGGGGTATCCTTAAACAGTAATTTCTCTTAATGATATCGTCTGTAAATTCTTGTCCGTCCTTCGTGGTATGTATTTTTTACCAGAATGAGAGGACTGAGGATGGGATGTTAGTGgatatatatctatatgGTTACTTTTACAGAGAAAACCCAGTTGGTTCTAATTTTACCTGGCTGATACTCGGGTAGAAGAAGTCAAGCGACAATTGTCAATTCTAATCAGATTGTGAACGCAATATATAACGATAGTATAGATACAAGATATACAACACTGTCATGTCAGGGAAATAACATACATAATAGATAGTGACTGGGTGGTTATTTTGGTTCCCTTTCAGATCGGTGATGAGAAAGACTCCTATTAAGTGCTTACTGTGCATTCATTCCCCGTGGGGTTTTTGCTGGTTGCCCGGTCAATGTCACTAAGTATACTCTAATATATCTCCGTTGGAGCCAAGTAATACTCTTAAACCACGACCGTTACTTAAGTCCTTTTGCATTGCCATACCTTTAAATTGGGTTGAAGTCCCAGGAATGTGATGCCTCTTCCCCGGAGAAACCAGAAGATTACTTTCTTCGTGTGTGTTTTGCTCTATCTTGTTCCAAAGCTTCCCGGTGTTGGTCTCGTATATATGCACCTCGCTATTATCTGTATTACAAATAATGTAGTCATTAAACCAGATCAGCCTTTGTGATGTCCTCTTCTTGAACTTGGTACGAGATAAATCCATGTCACCTAAGGTCTGTGGGTTG harbors:
- the REG1 gene encoding protein phosphatase regulator REG1 (ancestral locus Anc_3.258), producing the protein MSRNLADYFAKNTKTDQVNANSNDNDDEDMGPSVSMAVEAENDEDFKRSTFSLKRTRSMGVLDGYADPSKKLLAGDDDADEEEEDYDGSRQYNSHSTSVSPPSADNDNFLLPQDDNDVVREPERHVDYLSHEWKESEIQNSWKYIILKKKKRDVDLINAARLENASWRTWAKARNHLKTVSPEIVNWSKDSDVTWLYGPIVNNDNDSITSGNDKNADMVRGYGSDDENSMRMTPKVHHHKNKIAPPKPILKKRTVTEIIEENAQWKLNEARKHINEIKHAAVVMDPSSGKDLHDDYDALAARVNAQYYSSRPNTTGSYSENSSFVPNQTVATSYSSSNDIINSKQPNMKTLTPDQDLINQDTNASAINNGIPPELHVSTTEQKPSKRYPDSLASSSDQDDTSTHLSSILASPAKLSLKTSKTTRDRHIHFNDRVEQCMAIRYQAPSSDSDADNSDKDINESKNENSVDGNDSNLTLEKINTNNSLRQAPSIFSNDGDEEDDSDDITSSDEENDADYGGLFINARFSRRSDTGIHSPVTDNSSIGSSVHSRSTIRPIIKLLPATTLNYGSDEESEDSEFSGYGNAVSHNVNTSRGYDYIYDYNSVYTGDTSSFLPVDHCDIVDVPEDIDLNTPMEEDDKSTYEFNHAVNKAKIAPSLPSPKIKQTERANDKGFIFGDDDDDAIYSSSSDSEGEFIENSNYKLSDDDDDDDDDNDIEEETIPDDLSLKRTISFGKSSRADSLKDLTESLSSTSLGPTTSFITGKPLSQQTPGKDLQQTKSPLIRTRKQEGRPSMKRNPSSTSFIFDSDSDVEDEDESNTDSEVDEYQENSSDNSKVISETAPKSTQVNELPKTFRIPSNSIPSPAEVGPSDVAIKGYFAPRSNSVKTVFTNTSQIHTPQVQEPKQVPVEGEIYSTVNKHDESNDDEQHHSSSESLHNVVRNAKGIANKYLHSWKKSEDGIQRHVDSN